Part of the Zingiber officinale cultivar Zhangliang chromosome 6A, Zo_v1.1, whole genome shotgun sequence genome, tgtgtaaaattcgtttgaaagaatattttgtaatttgccagaattttttaacaataagaatttgccggaatctattaataatagatttcttaatccgaaaatatttttcgacgaatcaatttctaattcataaaactttttcaataaagtaatttgtaattccaaatttttaggaccagaaaaagttttcgataatatttctaagttgcataattctttcgaaaaacttctttgtgattcacaaaagttttttagcaaagtttccaacttgcaaaattcttttattaagatattttgaaattcgaagaactctttcgataatatttcaaatttgcaggataagtttgacaattgattttctaatataaaaaaactctttcgatgattcgcaaaaattttcaggcaattcttcgattgaatcattcaattgatcagaggttcgagtccatacctgacttaccttgtcagtaattgattctccccctatcgagttgctttcttccgaagattctcccctttcatcgatctcgggatgtacttcggctgttgtagtacttacctcgatttcggactcttctgtcggtggctcggtgtctattgaggtgtcagcatctgaaggttcttcgtagagctacaagaacttttcccaaagttcttttgcgttttcataatctgcgacctttttgaaatcttcctttggtattacattcagaagataatattttgcccgcccatttgccatagactcctcacgttgcttttcgttccagaggcgtagatcgagtctttctccgttcgtgttctttggttcttcataaccaaatttcattattaaagaaataccagaatctgagttaaggtatacctccatttttttttcCAGATGGGAAACTCCCCCTCGagtgcaggtgggtagtcgctagctccggccatcgtttttgttgcgtcagacggcggttagtccttctaaggcgaacttggctctgataccacttgtaggaccgttgggccggctaaatgggttggtaaataacctgtctattaaaaacagacaacccttcctcgaacgattaagctaacacttgtaaaatgaattaagcagataaataaaagcataaaagaaaagaacgaggcaccagatgtttacttggttacaaccgatgtggttgttaatccaaggaagattaagctcaaaaactccttcaggcggagaagcctcttacagtagacagaagcttaactacaactaaagcatacaagtgtttggaaatagaatgatcgtgattgttgaaagctcggaccaaggctatatttatagccttggtggcgCCCTGATGGGTTCCGGcgcggggataaaatttatccccagcggttggatcgagtcaaagctcgatcctgtgaaaagtcCTTCCGGCGCCCGGATGGTTCCGGCGCCGGACGACTCAGCGCCCGGATAGTTCGGCgccgagccaaaagtcaacccagttgacttttggtccgtgctctcttctgtTCACTCCtccagtccgggtcttccgctcggctccgcatgcttgggtgatctcgacatccgaatAGAGCTCACCAACCCATCTCCGGTCTTCTCGGCGTGCTTCCCTCGGCTtcatccctcggaattaccgcgtgtcccttctcgtccaccagcgtactcatccgcagacttcgtccctcggtcgcaccccgtgccgaccttcgcgctagctgcgtctcttgctccccgagcaatcttccgctccggctttcgtacctcggaaccaccgcgcgcacttccttctcgtccgccggtgtactcttccgcagcacctcgtccctcggacgcacagcgtgccgtccttctcgctagctgcgtcttccgctcgagtacctgtgctcctaagctcctgcacacttagacacaaggttagaaacaacgcaggacctaacttaacttgttgatcacaccaaaacaaccttggggttccaacaccttttgccatgattaggttaactacctattcaagtaagattggcacaccctaaaccatctagcgtgatagaatcacgctcttaggaacccaatacctattggagctcattgggttcactaaatattcactagggatgacttccctagcaaccctcctaatgaccctcctaggctttaaagccttggtcatttgggactcatcaagatcaactctaggagtgactccccttgtgaccttggtgatggtctttctagccctaggtcttgttccataatcgaatggaacattatgataagtgggcttgaccacttgagtcttaggtttgtgacccaaacctctcatgttcttgggctttgatttttgacccttagacccttgagttgacttctctaaattcttaagggtcttttctaaattgtcaagtcttgacctcaagacttgattttccttttctaatacctcaagttttaatttgtcatttatctttgaggtatacctaggcatatgtctagttgttttgggattcctacctaggttttccttaaccttagatgagttaattctagggttggtttttctagtattgtccttatctaggctaacatgtttggcacctaagcacgtgtatcggttactatagttatcatgcttattattattgacaatagcaataaggctactagcatgcatccttctagaattgcaagaatgtgccttagagattaccttagggtttgccttagctccccctatagacgtactcggtctcttgtccttgtgagattgcctccccctcggacattggctcctataatgtccccttcgcttgcattggaagcacatcacgtgctccttgctcttgcgtttcgggactccggcttccttgacctttggtgccggtggagttttcctaatcctctttggacatttactcttgtaatgcccatattccctacactcaaagcacattatatgtaatttacttgaaattaaatcgcttgagttacctagggttgaggatggatgtaagctctcttcttcatcccttccggaggtagaagcttcttcttgcaccaatcttgaagaagaactctcctcctcttcttccatagatgttgagtagccctcaacttctaattccttacctccatgatgtgagctacttggctcacttgactcctcttcatgacttgaattggagctctcctcatggaacttagccaagttgttccacaactccttggcattgttgtatccacctatcttacacaagatatcactaggtaatgaaaattcaaggattttcgttacctcgtcgttgattgtggattggtggatttgttctttcgtccacttctttttcttgagaggttctccctttctatccaccggaggaataaaacctacttgtacacaattccaatttgctaggttagtcataagaaaatacttcattcttaccttccaatacgcgaagtcgtagcactcgtagaagggtggaatcgtgatgtcttctccaagtcgatccattctctagatTGTGCTCCCCCGgatgttaatccgacgaagagcaaccttgctctgataccacttgttaggaccttcggacgcggctagagaggggggtgtgaatagccgaccccaaattcgcgtttctttctacaaatcaagttagcgtagcggaaaaataacaacagaaacgtaaatggagaaatcaaacctcaagcacagcgatgtaacgaggtttggagatgaaactcctactcctcggcgtgtccgtaaggtggacgaatcctctcaatccgtcggtggatgagaccccggaaaaccggctaataaacactccttctgggtggagaaacctcgccacaatctcttgcaacagcaagataggagtacaagaaagaaagcaagaaacaaaaagcaatacgaatgtaaaaacactttgccttcttgtcgacgggagtccgttgatgaagcaacaacttcacagatgcccaacagcagctgaaccagccgaaggaagctcactcgaagcttcaagaagtatgagctcagcaaagctcagtaagaccaaaaggaaccaggaagaagattaagcactgtagaagccctcgacctctttataacCTGCACCTGCTCACCTGGCGACAGAGTtctgcgaagaagacggagatagccgttgtgactcaacggctatgcctggaccgatcacctgatcggtccaggagagccctgatcggtccacagaccgattaggctaagcctggaccgatcagaccatatcctgatcggtccaggagggatctgatcggtccctggaccgatcagtcctttctctccttttcctctgtgttgcttcctgatcggtctccagaccgatcagataactcacaataccacactgattggttactgatcggtctacagaccgatcagccgtatcattggatcggtcaccagaccgatccaggtttagagctcccagctctaatccctacctggtcctgagaacgagctatcgagccatctctgacctagtccggagaacgagctaccgagccctctccgacttcgtccggtctagagaacgagctaccgagccctctctgacctagtccggagaacgagctgccgagccctctccgacttcccatgccaagcttagcttccatacttggacttctcccatgccaagctccctgcttggacttttccgtgccaagtctccatacttggacttttcccgtgccaagtctccatacttggacttttccgtgccaagtctccatacttggacttttccgtgccaagtctccatacttggacttttcccgtgccaagcttcctgcttggacttttcaccagatgtctggtcaaccttgacgtatctggatttcccttgcctagcttcactcaccaggactttccaactgcctggcttcactcaccaggacttttccttgcctggcttcactcaccaggactttcacctggcttcactcaccagtatttcccgaatcaggtcgactcacctcgggtcaaccaggtcaaccttgaccaaagattgcacccacaatctcccaagtttgtatcagaatacaacttttctactctcgtcaaacatcagaatagaacttttctattctcgtcaaacatcaaaatacaactcgagtcaggtcaactcgagtcaggtcaaccaggtcaaccttgacctaaggttgcaccaatatTCTCATCCCTCAAATACGTCGTGCGCATTCTTCTTGTCCATCGGTGTATTCTTccatagcttctcatccctcggatgcatgaagtccgttggctcccttcccgtgccatcattctcgtccgctatgtcttccactcgacttcttgtgttcctaagctcctgcacacttagacacaagacatcaaatacaaacatgacctaacttgacttaattgaccacatcaaaatcaaTCCGGGATATTTACAATAAACACCAATGTGTATCATTTGAAATTATCTAATCATATTTATACTACCGATGTTTTTAATGTGAAGCATTTGATTTCCTTCTATAGTGATTCTTATGATGATGAAGTAGCTGACAATTCGAGAGGTGAATTTTCTCCTCCCTAGGGAGAATAATGCGGGTTCTATAAAGTAATTTTTATGAGGTCATAATTTTTAACTCGGAACTCAGAACTCGAAATCAGGTTCTATCAGTGCTCACACGTGCAAAATTCAAAGATCTACATTTACTATTAGAAAATTTGTATCTACCAAGTTTTGTGTCTAAAAACATTGTTAAGGCCCTTTTCGAAGCCTttgaatatcttttttttttttactatttttagtcatttctatttttatgttatttaggGTATTGTTGGTATTATTGTCTTGAAATTAGGGTCATTCCTATTCAAtgttattttttactatttttatgtcATTCCTATTCAAtgttttaagattatttttttattaatgttaTTTTTAGTTGTCATCTCCTTCTTGGAACAATAAGTTTTCCTTTTTCCTAGTATTCTTGTACAAATAAACAAGGAATCAAAGGTCACTTTCGATATTTGTGTTAAATTAATGGATTCGATAGTCATTTTTGGTATTTGTACTTTAATCAACAGATTCGATAGTTATCCACTGCAtcaaagtctaagtaggtcatagacgaccggatacttgacacgagatgAAAAGACAAGTTGGTCATatttgatcggacacttggtgatcggagatagtggaagtctaagtgggaCATGGAAGACCAGACACTTGACATGGATGAGAAGTCTAATTGGATCAGCAGACTGAACACTTGACACTTGACATGAGATAGAAAATGTAAGTGAGTCATGGTTGACCGAACACTCAATAACAAGAGAAGTCCTAACAGGTTATGATTGATTAAATGTTAGGCATAAGATGCAAAGCCCCAATAGGTTAAGCTTGATCAGATATTGGGCAATGAGAAGTCATAGTAAGTCACAAATAACCAGATACTTGGCAAAGGAAGTCTTGGTAGGTTAAGATCAACTGAATACTAGGAAAGATGTGAattcaaccttgaaaaggttggaATTAGGGTTAGCAATCAATTGATGGGCatcaccaatcgattggcaaACCCTAAATCTTAAATTTTGAGTTTACTGCATGATCAATCAATTGATAAACCACAAACCCTAAAAAGGAGGGTTTGTTGTTTGAGCAATAGATTGAAGCAATCGATTGGTATCTTATTTTGGGAGGACAGAATGCTCCCAAATTGATTGACGAATAGATTGGTGGCTAGCAATCAATTGGTGCAATTGATTGACCAAGTAAAAATAGCTGTTTTGCGTGTTTAAACGATCAGACTTAATATGACAATCGATTGGTGAGTAAAGCCAATTGGTTGGTAGGCAAAAATCAACCCAGACAATAACCGTATAAGTAGGGTTTCGTTTGGAGGAGAATTAACAGGTTCTTGAGCCGTTAGAGGCTAAGTACTACTGCAATTCTAACGATCAAGAGACATTCCAAAATGAAAAGCAAGCATCAAAAGCAAAGTTCACAATTGTAAAATGTTTTTGCTTTTATTTccatttgtattttgtatttgttcttGTAAGCAGGGGTGGCTCCACTGGGGTAGCAATAGAGTTATAGTAATAATACCCTtatgttttaaataaattttactaaAACATTATTTATAACTATTACTATAGTACccttatgttttaaaaattttatagataatttataattaataaaatatcctcCAAAGACCCCTCTATTAATTTACTACCAAATGTCTGaatcaaaaagaattattttTCTTCAAAGATGTTCTTTGTTGGTAGTCTTCGTCAATTAACTTTAGttatgtgatgatttttttatatatgtattTATGATATTTGGTTCTTTGCTTTTTCTTGATAAAATTGCTAGATCTATCCCTACCTGTAAGAACTTGTTGAAAGATGCTTTTCTGTCTTTGGAAGATATGCGAAAAGGAGAAACTCATAGTGGAAGGAGATCACTAGGAATTTGTCTTGGTTTAATCTTCTaagaggtggatatcaagtaaatctaggAGTTGTACATGTGGTGTCAATTTTGGATTCAAGTCTCCATTGTGCATCAAACGACAAGCATGAGATTAATACTAGAAGCGATCGGAACTATTCGCCTCCCTCTAATTAACTTTGGTCCTAACATTGACCACTAAGTATTCATACCATTTGAGATTCAAACTCTCATCTTTTTGTTGCTCCTCTAAATCTTTATCAAATATTACACCAATAACATtagtaatttaaatatttattaataagtGTCTGTTTAAACATTATTAAGCTAATAATTTCCATTGTTCAAAATAAAAATGGATATGCATACCTCTTCAGTACAATATTGGTAGAATTTCAAGTCCATAAAAGGCAAGTGACTCTAATTACAGAGaaatgattaaaattattggCACAATAAAATTTATCATCACTTTCTAATTACAATCTTAAATTTCTATCAAATATTAAAACCCTCTAATTTATATAAATGACCCTCTAATATAAGTAATAATTTAGTTAGTTCCAATATTAATAGATGTGATTAATGAAATAATTAAGGTTAATCATGATCCAATGGTACTTGAAACCAAACACGGTAAACTCATATTGATTATACATGATCATAAAAACAAACTATACTTCAGTGAGGCGGGCAACTCGATCGAGCACAACTCGACATACCTCTGCCATGGTCATCCATTTGAAATTTTCCCTCGACTTAAAAGTTTAAGCACAAATTACACAACGACTACGCGACCAATCTATGAAAATTGAAGTGAGCTAGTAAATGTTTGGCCGAATGCCCAATTCGATGGCACGATGTCGTTGAAAACTAGGGTTTGGCCGTCGGTAGTGGTGGCACGGAAGGAGATAGATTGGCCGTCCAAGTAGGCATTGGCTTGCCAATTCGCCCCCCAATTCCTCGACATCGCTATCCATCCGGTGCTCGACCGGCCCTTGATCGACAATGATTGCACAGACCCACTGCCACCGACATTGGTCACGAGCACGAGCTCGAAGTAGTCGTGCCCGTTGATCGTGAACCGGACTCCCCCTTGCTTTACACATGGCACTCTACAATTCGTCAGAGTGGAAGACGatatttagtttaaaaattacataaacaaagtaaattaataaaaattaatatcgAACCTTTGGAAGAGGACAGGGATGATGCCGGCGCGATAGATGCCGATCTTCTCCCAGGCAGGCTGGGCCATGTCGAAGTGCTGACGCGGTGGGTTGCACCAACCGCCGTCGTCGCTGGGGAGATCGTAAGTCGGCGGGCAGATGTTGGTGGCGGTGACGGTGACGGAGGGGCCGCCGGGGAGGCACCATTGAGGGTCCGCCTCGGAGTCGCAGGTGATCCTGTAGCACTGCCCGCACGACGCGCCGTCGCCGAACAGCGCCGTGCTCAGCGCCGCGGTGTTCGTGCCGTACCCTGTCGAATACAAGTTGCCGTACCCGCACGCTCCGTCTGAAATTGAACCCATAATTAGTAGACACTTCGTTATACGAGAATGAAATGTCTTTTAATTAGGATTTCATACTTGTTATCGTAGTTACAGTAGCTATAATTCATAGTTATTAAAACGTAAATATTATTAAAcaagataaatttatattataacagTTATAAAATCGTAACTACTATAATGTAAATATCATCGAACAGATCAAATCTATTCAGAATTTAATATGTGTCTAGAGGGCTCTTTGATAAAAATAACTATACCCATGGTTCCAGAGGCGTCGCTTCCGCCGTAAAATGTGGCCGACCCCGATGTCCATCCGCTGGCCGCGAAGCCATCAACGGCGACGAAGGAAGATACGACGAGGAGTAGCAGTGCTGCACTGCCGCCGGCGAGCTTCATCTCCGGCGATGTCGATCTCTAGGACAGTGGTGGAGGGTGGGATTCTACGAAGAGAATGGAGGGCAGTGAATGGGATGGAAGTGATGAGGCAGAGTTTAAAGAGTTGGAGGAtgatgtttaagttaattaatttgtgaGGTGGAGGGGAATCGAACAGAGCGAGGCCATTGCACATGCATGAGCCATGACTTACGGATGGATACGTGGTCACAGTGACggattagatttttaatttagggTCCTTGAACCGACCTCGGAGATTCCCTCTTCGTTCGTGGCTCAGTGTTTGAGGTAATCGAGAACATAATTTACGAGcgagtagttttttttttcctccctCAAGTCGAAAACATGGCAGATCATGTGGATTGCCATTGACAAATAGACTCcgcgtaaaaaaaaaaaaaaaattgtcataaatatttattttataataatcaAAGATGCCTCTTTTTACTAGAATAATGGGCGTTCCTGGTTATTTCTATTAGTCATACGaattaattatgagatgattaataaagaattttttttatcataatttattaataaaaaataaaatttatgattattatatttatttcatattAGTATaaataagtatatatatatatatatatatatatatatatatatatatatataacattacTTTTAAACTATTCCTAGTTAAGTATATTAATATCTAAGggtaatattaatgcgttgacaCTAATATATATATCAATTGATGGCTTAATCTCATAAATCATAGATATAATATATTAAGTTGAAACAtgtgtatatattagagaatatgaaCTAAATTGACTcgtcatgagaatatttcatggatcgttatatgaatatcataaatattctcataataattattagtatgaatagtccttaaacctgaagtcactattgttccctatataaggagttgtgtactttgatatcgacaaacatcacctgtaataatgtggactataaagttgatcatgGGATATGAAAtaagttatgtggagggatgtgagtgatgtagatgggagttatcccttccatatgacagaaaTGATATCTATGTACCCCTGATTAAGTAGTACATAAGAAtgtatggtcatgctcaaataaatcaatattgaacttatttgattgagtgagtctatttagaaatcaaaaaataaaaagatagatAAGTGGATgatatggtctatgcctcatggaACGATCTAGAAATCGAGCATAGAAGAAccaagttatacaagataatagacacagaaaAGTTAgatcggatctcaacattctcatctcttaacttgagtagtaatgatacattgttagatgtcactcattgcttatgtatctaaaatgttaTTTTAGAGATataccaacgttacgagaacctattgggtcacacacatagagaacatgttgatttgaagataagtttattttagtttgactaaaatactatggACTTAAGATTAGTGAgttaatccaaataaatccggattagactcattggattaatgggttagacccattgggttattggattaatggttaatctaatatactaAAATCCAACCTATTAAGAAGATCAATGAAGATTAATTCATCATTAATGGAAGAAAACCCAAAGACAAACCCTTGATATTCATTGAATGAATACAAAAGTCTTTTTGAGTGAAATTTTTATAAAGACACttgatcttcttcctttctttcccTTGGTCGAGCACCTTTTAGTCATTGCTAGCATAACGAAGGTTATTCTTTTCCGAAGGCTGAGTTCATGTGACGAACAAAGGACGGGTTCATGTAGATATCGAAGAGGCGCATCCATTCTAATCGTACTGAGATCTGCCGAAGTAAAGTTGTTATCGGGTTTGTTCTGTTCA contains:
- the LOC121994153 gene encoding expansin-A11-like; its protein translation is MKLAGGSAALLLLVVSSFVAVDGFAASGWTSGSATFYGGSDASGTMDGACGYGNLYSTGYGTNTAALSTALFGDGASCGQCYRITCDSEADPQWCLPGGPSVTVTATNICPPTYDLPSDDGGWCNPPRQHFDMAQPAWEKIGIYRAGIIPVLFQRVPCVKQGGVRFTINGHDYFELVLVTNVGGSGSVQSLSIKGRSSTGWIAMSRNWGANWQANAYLDGQSISFRATTTDGQTLVFNDIVPSNWAFGQTFTSSLQFS